The Microterricola viridarii genome segment GGGTAGCGCGCGGCGAGCTCTTCGAGGCTCGGCAGGGTGCGGTCCAGCACCTCGTCGCGAGTCTCCAGCCCTGGAACCTCCGACCCGTCGGGGAACCGCTCACTGCGCTCGGCGAAGCTCAGACCCTCGATCTCGCCGTGGGCGCGCTCGGCGAGCGCCGGCACCAGCTCCGGCCCGGCGAGCCCGAGCGTTGCGGCGATGATCTGCGCCGTCTCGTGGGCGCGGCTGAGCGGGCTGCTGACGATCGCGTCCCAGTTGCCGTGCTCCGACTGCGCGGCGTGCAGGGCGGCGCCGGTGGCGGCGGCTTGGGCACGCCCGGTTTCGTTCAGCGGGATGTCGGTGCGCCCCTGAATGCGCCTCTGCGCGTTCCAGTCGGTCTCACCGTGCCGAACAATGCCGAACGTCGTCACCAAGTCTTCTCCATGTGGGCTCAGGGGAGCAGCCGCTCGGCCAGCTCGGCCAGCGTCTCGGAAGCCCCCGCATCCAGCTTATGTGCTGCCCGGGCGTCACCCTTCGTCGCGCCGCGGTTGACCACCACGATGGGCAGGCCGCGGCGTCTGGCCTGCTCCAACAGGCGGATGCCGGAATTCACCGCGAGGGACGACCCGACAACCAGCAGCAGCTCACTCCGAGCGACCAGTGCGGCCGCCTGCGCGAAGCGGGGAGCCGGAACCAGCTCGCCGAAGAAGACGACATCCGGCTTCAAACGCCCGCCGCACACCGTGCAGACGGGCAGTGTGAACCGCTCGACCTCTTCGACGTCGGCGTCGCCGTCCGGCGCGATCCTGACGGCATCCGAGGTCTCCAGCCACGGGTTCGCTCGCTCAAGCTGTTCGGCGACGGCCTGCCTAGCGAACACCTGCCCACAGTCCAGGCAGCTGACCGTGTCCATGGATCCGTGCAGCTCGACGACCCGGCTGGAACCGGCCCGGCGGTGCAGGCCGTCCACGTTCTGAGTGACGACGCCGGTGACGAGCCCGGCGTTCTCCAACCGGGCCAGGGTGCGGTGGCCGGCATTCGGCTGGGCGCTGGCGAAGTGCCTCCAGCCGAGGTGGCTGCCGGCCCAGTACCGCTTGCGCTTGCGCTCGTCGCTCAGGAAATCCTGCACCGTCATTGGAGTGCGGGTCGGCGCGCCCTCCCCGCGATAGTCGGGGATGCCGGAGTCGGTGCTGATTCCGGCCCCGGTCAGCACGGCCGTGCGCCTGCCGTGCATCAGCTCTGCGACGGCATCCATCTGGTTCACGCTGGTGATCTGCTGCACGGCTTGCTCCTTAACTCAGGTCTCCATCATCAACCCGCATGGTTTCCGGTTTGTTTCCGAGGCTGTCAGGCTAGGGGGATGCAGATCATCCCCATCACCGACCTGACCGCCGCTGGCGTGTCCGATTACGCCCGGCTCACCGACGTCGCCCTGCGCCGCGTCAGCGAGCCGGAGGGGGGTCTCTACATCGCCGAGTCCAGCAAGGTGATCGAGCGGGCGCTGCGGGCCGGCCACGTGCCGCGCTCCGTACTGCTGCAGAAGCAGTGGTTGGCCGACGTCGAACCGCTCCTGGCCGACTTCCCCGACGTGCCGGTGTATGTCGGCGAGCCGGCCGTGCTGGAGCAGCTCACCGGCTACAACATGCACAGGGGCGCCCTGGCCGCCATGCAGCGGCCCGCGCTGGCCCCGGTCGAGGAGCTCATCCGCGACGCGCGGCGCATCGTCATCCTCGAGGACATCGTCGATCACACCAACATCGGTGCCATCTTCCGCGCCGTTGCCGGGCTGGGGGCGGATGCCGTGCTCATCACACCGCGCTGCGCCGACCCGCTGTACCGTCGCAGCGTGCGCGTCAGCATGGGCACCGTGCTGCAGGTGCCGTGGACCCGACTGCCGGAGTGGGACGAGGCCACGCCGCTGCTGCACTCGCTCGGCTTCCACATCGCGGCGCTCGCGCTCTCCGACGATGCCGTCAGCCTGGAGGAATTCGAGAAGAACCCACCGGAGAAGCTGGCCATCGTCCTCGGGTCTGAGGGCGACGGCCTGAGCCGGGCCGCCCTCGCCTCCGCCGACACCACCGTGACGATCCCGATGCTGCACGGCGTGGACTCGCTCAACGTGGCCGCGGCGAGCGCCGTCGCGCTCTACGCACTGCGCGTTCGCGCCGCAGATGTCGCTTAAGCTCGTTCTGTGACTCTTACTCGACGCCAGATGTTCCGACGTCGCAGGATCGCCGTTTTCAGCGTGATCGGAGTGGTGCTGATCGCCCTGCTCTCCGGGCTGATCTACAGTGTGAACGCCATTGCCGCCCCGCTGCCGGCCACCATCGCCGCACCCGATGAGATCCCTGCGCTCACGCAGCCGGCGAGCCCTGTTGCGTGGCCCGAATTCGGGCGCACAGCCATCGGCGCTGTCGGCACGCCGGGACTGCTCGCGACCGCCGGCGACCAGTCCACCGGGCCGATAGCCAGCATCACCAAGATGATCACCGCCCTCGTCGTGCTCGACGCGCACCCGCTCGGCGCGGGCGAGGCCGGCCCGGAGATCGACTACACCGAGGCCGACGTCGACATCTACTGGCAGACGATCGCCGAGGATGGTTCCTCCGCGCCCGTGTCCGCCGGGATGGCGCTCAGCGAGCGCCAGACGCTGACCGCCCTGCTGCTGCCCTCGGCCAACAACTACGCCACATCGCTCGCCATCTGGGCGTACGGCTCGATGGACGCCTATCTGGCGGCGGCCGATGCCTGGCTGACCGCGAACGGGCTCACCGACACGCACGTCGTCGACGCCAGTGGGCTCTCCGCCAACAGCGTGAGCAGCCCGGCCAACCTGGTCGAGATCGGCAAGCTCGCCCTCGCCCAGCCCGCCATCGCCGAGATCGTGGCCATGAAGTCCGCCGATCTGCCCACCATCGGCACCGTCGTCAACACCAACAAGCTGCTCGGCACGCACGGCGTCACCGGCATGAAGACCGGCACCACCGACGAGGCCGGCGCCTGCCTGCTCTACACGGCGGTCGCCAGGGTCGACGGCCAGGAGGTGACTCTGGTCGGTGCGACGCTCGGAGCAGACACCCACTCCGAGCTGAACGACGCCGTCGCCGGCCTTCTCGACTCGACCTTCGCCGGCTTCCACACCGTGCAGCTGACCGACGCCGGCCAGCAGTGGGCCAGCTACTCTACCGAGTGGGGCGACACCGCCACCGCCGAGAGCGCTGCATCCGCCTCGCTGCTCGTCTGGTCTGACACCCCCGTGGAGACCACGCTCAACCTGCCTGCTGTCTTGTTCGCCAACGACGGGGCCGAGCTCGGCAGCGTCACCTTCTCCTCCGGCGGCCACAGCACGACCGTTCCGATCGTGCTGCACGGCCGACTCGGCGATCCCGGTGTCGGCTGGAAGCTGGCCAACCCGCGCTGAGCGGGTTCGCGCCGTCAGCCGCGCGCGATGAGGTAGCGCGACGAGCAGCTGTTTCGGTTGGTTGGCTTCGGTCGCTTGGCTTCGGTCGCTGGCGCTCCCTCGAGCCAACGGGAGAAGCGAAACCGTCGCTGATTGAGCTTGTCGAAATCGGGGTCTCGACAAGCTCGACCAGCGGGGCCAGCTCGACCGGCTGCAACCAACCTCCTGGCCGGGTAGCGCTAGTCGTCTTCGGGCGGCGCCACCTGGAACGGGGCGGCATCCGGTCGCTTTGCTGTCACGGTGTCGCCGGAGGACTGGTGCCGCACCCGGCGCAGCACCCACGGCACCAGGTACTCGCGCGCCCAGCTGAGGTCCTCGCCGCGGGCCTCCCGCCAGCTCCGCACGGGGGCCGGCTCCGGCTGCGACGGCTTCAGGTCGTTCGGCACATTCAGCGCCGCCAACACCAGGCGGGCGATCTCGTGGTGGCCGAGCGCGTTCATGTGCAGCCGGTCCGGCGCCCAGTAGCGGGCATCCTGGATCTCCTTCAGCGGCCACTGGTCGGCGATGATGCAGTCGTACTTCGCGGCGATTGCGCGCAGGTTCTCGTTGTAGATGGCGACCTTGCCGCGGATGCCGCGGAACACGGGGGAGAAGCCGACATCCGTCGCCGTGAACAGCACGATGGTCGCGCCGTCGCGGCTGAGCCTGGCGATCGCCTGCTCGACCAGCGCGGAGACCACATCGGGGTCGCTGCCCGGGCGGATGACGTCGTTGCCGCCGCCGGAGATCGTGATCAGGTCTGGCTTGAGGGCCAGCGCGTGGTCGACCTGCTCGTCCAGGATCTGCTGAATCAGTTTGCCGCGCACGGCGAGGTTGGCGTAAGCGAAGCCGTCGGTGCCGTCGCTCAGCACCTCTGCGACGCGGTCGGCCCAGCCGCGGAACCCGCCGGGAACGCTGGGCTCCGGGTCGCCGATGCCCTCGGTGAACGAGTCGCCGATAGCGACGTAGCGCTGCCAGGGGTGCACCGGCCACGGTGTTTCCGGGGCGGGCGCCCCCTCCTGCGTCTTGCCTTGCTCGCGCCGTCGGGAGAGGCGAAACCACAGTCCGGAGTGTTTTGCGGTGTCTTCAGCCATGACTCCAATGTAATCGGAGCGCCCTGCCGAGGCAGCCCCGACGAGCGGCTAAACTTGGGCCAGATGAATACTCCGCTTGGCCCCCACCCCCATCCGGGAACCTCGGCCGCCGAGCACCTCTCGCCGTCGTTCCCGGAACGTGCCGCCTGGGGTACCGCCAGTAAGCTGCGAGCATGGCAGGCCGAAGCCCTGGAGAAGTACTTCGAGACAATGCCCCGCGACTTCCTCGCCGCGGCAACGCCGGGCGCAGGCAAGACCACCTTCGCCCTGCGCCTCGCCGCCGAGCTCCGCGGTCGCCGCGAGGTCGACAACATCATCGTCGTCGCGCCGACCGAGCACCTGAAGAAGCAGTGGGCCGAGGCTGCGGCCCGCGTCGGCATCCGGCTCGACCCCGAGTTCAAGAACGCGCACGGGCGCTTCGGCAAGCACTACCACGGGGTCGCCGTGACGTACGCGGCGGTCGCCGTGCGCGCCTCCCTATACCGCGATATCACCCTCAGCAACCGCACCCTCGTGATCCTTGACGAGGTGCACCACGGCGGCGACGCGCTCAGCTGGGGCGACGCCATCCGCGAGGCCTTCGGCAGCGCCACCAAGCGCCTGTCGCTGACCGGAACGCCGTTCCGCTCCGACACGGCGCCGATCCCGTTCGTCGAGTACGCACCAGACAACCAGGGCATCCGCACGTCGATCACCGATTACAACTACGGCTACGGCCGCGCGCTCGAAGACGGCGTCGTGCGCCCCGTCCTGTTCATGGTCTATGCCGGCCACATGAAGTGGCGCACCAAGACCGGCGACGAGATGGAAGCCAAGCTCGGCGAGGACAACACCAAGGACATCACCTCCCAGGCCTGGCGCACCGCGCTCGACCCGGGCGGCGAGTGGATTCCCTCCGTGCTGCAGGCCGCAGACAAGCGCCTCACCGAGGTGCGTCAGGGCATTCCGGATGCCGGGGGGCTGGTGCTCGCCACCGACCACTTCGCGGCGAAGGCCTACGCCGTCATCCTCGAAGAGCTCACCGGGCAGCCGGTCACCCTCGTGCTCTCCGACGACAAGGAGGCCTCGGACAACATCGACACCTTCTCCGCCGGGACCAGCCGGTGGATGGTCGCCGTGCGCATGGTGTCGGAGGGCGTCGACGTGCCGCGGCTCGCCGTCGGTGTCTACGCCACCTCCTCGTCGACCCCGCTGTTCTTCGCGCAGGCCATCGGCCGCTTCGTGCGCGCCCGCCGCCGCGGTGAGACGGCATCCGTGTTCCTGCCCAACGTGCCCCAGCTGATGGCGCTCGGCTCGCAGATGGAGTTGGAGCGCGACCACGCGCTCGACCGCATCAGCACCGAGGAAGACGGTGACATCTACAACCCAGAAGACGCCATGGTCGCCGCCGCGAACAAGGAGGACCGGGGATCGGAGGCGCTGACCAGCGAGTTCAGCTTCCAGGCCATCGGCTCCGCCGCGACCTTCGACCGGGTGCTGTTCGACGGGCACGAGTTCGGCACGCTCGCAGAGCCTGGCAGCGACGAGGAGTTCGATTTCATCGGAATCCCCGGGCTGCTCGAACCCGAACAGGTCAGTGATCTGCTGCGCCAGCGCCAGGCCAAGCAGGCCAGGCGCGCGGCCGAGCGCCAGAAGAACCGTCCGGCAGAGGAGGTCGCCGCCGAGACGCCTCAGGCCCTCTACCGAACACTCAAAGAGCAGCGCGCGCTGCTGAACAGCCTCGTCGGCATGTGGGCGAAGCTCACCGGCGAGCCGCACGGCCAGGTGCACGCCGAGCTGCGCCGGGTCTGCGGCGGGCCTGCCGTCGCGCAGGCCAGTGTCACCCAGCTGCAGTCACGCGTGCTGCTGCTGCGCAAACGGCTCGGCAGCACGCACTAGCTCCTCATCCAACGGCTCGTCCGGTTCTTGGGCTGCCGCGAGCGCCTGCAGGATGTCGGCCGCGAGGTCGTCGACGTGCTCCAACCCGATGCTGAGGCGCACCACGGCCGCGTTCGGCTTCGCGCTGGCCTCGACCGGGCGGTGGGTCAGCGAGGCCGGATGCTGCACGAGCGAGTCGACGCCGCCGAGCGACACGGCGTGCGTGATCAGGCGGCACGCCTCCGTGAACCGCGCGGCGGCGTCGTAGCCGCCGGCCAGCTCGATCGCGATCAGCGAGCCGGGGCCGTGCAGCTGCCGGCCGAGCAGCCCCTGCGGGTCCTGGCCGGGCAGCGACGGGTAGTGCACCCGGTTGAGTGCTGGATGGCCGTCCAACAGCTCGGCGAGCTGCCTGGCTGTGTCCTGTTGGGCGCGCACCCGCACCGGCAGCGTGCGGAGGCCTCGGTGCAGCAGGTAGCCGGCGAACGGGTTCAGCAGGCCGCCGGTCAACGCCCGCACCTGGCGGAGCCGCACCACCCACTCCGTGGTCGTCGCGACGACGCCGCCCATCACGTCGCCGTGGCCGCCCAGGTACTTGGTGGCGCTGTGCAGCACCAGCGTGGCGCCGTGCAGGGCTGGCTGCTGCAGCACGGGGGAGGCGAAGGTGTTGTCGACGAGCACCGGAACGTCGCCGGCCGCCCGGCTGACGGCGGCGATGTCCACCAGCTCCAGGGTGGGGTTCGCCGGCGTCTCGATCACGACGAGCCCCGTCGTCGGGGTGATCGCCGCGGCGATGCCCGCGGCATCCACCCAGCTCACCGTCGTGCCGAGCAGGCCGGTTGCCAGCACGTGGTCGGTTCCGCCGTACAGCGGCCGCACGGCGACGACGTGCGGCTTGCCGGCGGCGGCCGTCGCCAGCAGGCACGCGGCGAGCGCCGCCATCCCTGTCGCGAACGCGACGGCGCCGTCTGTGCCCTCGAGCACGGCCAGGCTCTCCTCGAAACGGGCGACACCCGGCTGCCAGAGCCGCTGGTACACGGCCGATGCGCCCGGGGCGAGGTCGCCGCCGGTCGCGAGGTTCTCGTAGCTGTCGCCGCCGGTCAGCACATCGCTGAGCGGGTTGGTTGTCGACAGGTCGATCGTGGGCACGTGCGACCCTGACTCGCGCACCCCCGCCATCCCGCCGTGCACGGCCAAGGTGTCGAAGTGGACGGCTGAATCTGAGTGAGGCTTCATTGACTCCATGCCTCGAACGTAGTTGAAGCTGTGAAAGCACCTCAAGAGCGTGAAGGATCCTGTGCAAAGCACTGCTATTCTTGAAAGGTTCTTCACGTAGAAAGCAGGAGTTGCCCGTGGATTCGAAGAAGGCTGATCTCGATCGGGTCGACCGTGCATTGCTGCGCGCGCTCTCGACCAACGCCAGGGCCTCCGGTGCCGCGCTGGCTGCCGAGGTCGGTGTCGCCGAGTCGACGGTGTCTTTGCGCCTGCGCCGGTTGCAGACTCTCGGTTACATCCGCGGCTTCCGGGTCGACATCGACCTGGCCGCCCTCGGCGCCTCGCTGCAGGCTCTCATCTCGGTGCGCCTGGTCAAGCACGCGCGCGGTGAGATCGACTCCTTCCGGGATGCCGCGCCGCACCTGCCCGGCGTGATCGGGCTGTTCCACATGGCCGGCGCCGACGACTACCTGCTGCATGTGGCCGCCCACGACGCCTCAGAGCTGCGCGACTTCGTGCTCACGCACCTGACCGCGCACCCGGCCGTCGCGCACACCGAGACGAACCTGATCTTCGAGCACGCCGACGGCGACGGCTGGCACGAGCTGGTCAAGGAGTAGCGGGAGGAGGGGCCGGCTCCAACAGCGCCGCCTGGGCCAGCACGAACGCCCGGTCGACGACCCGGCCGTGCCCCGGCACGACGAGTTCGTGCGGGCCGATCATGTCGGCCAGCACGCGCAGCGCGTGCGGCCAGCTCTGCGGGAACGCGTCCGGGCCGGCCTGGGGCGGGCCGGACTCCTCGACCACGTCCCCGACGATCCAGCAGCCGACATCCGGCACGTGCACGACCAGGTCGGTGTCGGTGTGCCCGGGCGGCAGGGCGAGCAGCCGCACCGAGCGCCCTCCGAGGTCGAGCTCGAGCACGGCCTCAACCGGGACGTGCGGCGGGGTGAGCACGACATCCGGCCTGCCCGCCAGCTCGGCCGCCTCGTAGTCGCGAAAGTGCGCGGCGATGCGGTGGTGCCCGTAGATCGTCGCCGTGGGGGCGAACAGCTGGTTGCCGAAGGTGTGGTCGTAGTGCGCGTGGGTGTTCACCACCCAGCGGATGTCGCCCTGCCGAAGTCGTGCGACATCCGCCACGATCTCGCCGGCCTCAGCCGGGCCGCAGCGGGTGTCGACCAGCAGCAGGCCA includes the following:
- a CDS encoding histidine phosphatase family protein, translated to MTTFGIVRHGETDWNAQRRIQGRTDIPLNETGRAQAAATGAALHAAQSEHGNWDAIVSSPLSRAHETAQIIAATLGLAGPELVPALAERAHGEIEGLSFAERSERFPDGSEVPGLETRDEVLDRTLPSLEELAARYPGGRVLIVSHGGVISTLMHHSSGGEIDGPGRMIQNGSVQEFRWGLSGLSLRSV
- a CDS encoding NAD-dependent protein deacetylase codes for the protein MDAVAELMHGRRTAVLTGAGISTDSGIPDYRGEGAPTRTPMTVQDFLSDERKRKRYWAGSHLGWRHFASAQPNAGHRTLARLENAGLVTGVVTQNVDGLHRRAGSSRVVELHGSMDTVSCLDCGQVFARQAVAEQLERANPWLETSDAVRIAPDGDADVEEVERFTLPVCTVCGGRLKPDVVFFGELVPAPRFAQAAALVARSELLLVVGSSLAVNSGIRLLEQARRRGLPIVVVNRGATKGDARAAHKLDAGASETLAELAERLLP
- a CDS encoding TrmH family RNA methyltransferase, whose protein sequence is MQIIPITDLTAAGVSDYARLTDVALRRVSEPEGGLYIAESSKVIERALRAGHVPRSVLLQKQWLADVEPLLADFPDVPVYVGEPAVLEQLTGYNMHRGALAAMQRPALAPVEELIRDARRIVILEDIVDHTNIGAIFRAVAGLGADAVLITPRCADPLYRRSVRVSMGTVLQVPWTRLPEWDEATPLLHSLGFHIAALALSDDAVSLEEFEKNPPEKLAIVLGSEGDGLSRAALASADTTVTIPMLHGVDSLNVAAASAVALYALRVRAADVA
- a CDS encoding D-alanyl-D-alanine carboxypeptidase family protein, with the translated sequence MTLTRRQMFRRRRIAVFSVIGVVLIALLSGLIYSVNAIAAPLPATIAAPDEIPALTQPASPVAWPEFGRTAIGAVGTPGLLATAGDQSTGPIASITKMITALVVLDAHPLGAGEAGPEIDYTEADVDIYWQTIAEDGSSAPVSAGMALSERQTLTALLLPSANNYATSLAIWAYGSMDAYLAAADAWLTANGLTDTHVVDASGLSANSVSSPANLVEIGKLALAQPAIAEIVAMKSADLPTIGTVVNTNKLLGTHGVTGMKTGTTDEAGACLLYTAVARVDGQEVTLVGATLGADTHSELNDAVAGLLDSTFAGFHTVQLTDAGQQWASYSTEWGDTATAESAASASLLVWSDTPVETTLNLPAVLFANDGAELGSVTFSSGGHSTTVPIVLHGRLGDPGVGWKLANPR
- a CDS encoding SGNH/GDSL hydrolase family protein, whose product is MAEDTAKHSGLWFRLSRRREQGKTQEGAPAPETPWPVHPWQRYVAIGDSFTEGIGDPEPSVPGGFRGWADRVAEVLSDGTDGFAYANLAVRGKLIQQILDEQVDHALALKPDLITISGGGNDVIRPGSDPDVVSALVEQAIARLSRDGATIVLFTATDVGFSPVFRGIRGKVAIYNENLRAIAAKYDCIIADQWPLKEIQDARYWAPDRLHMNALGHHEIARLVLAALNVPNDLKPSQPEPAPVRSWREARGEDLSWAREYLVPWVLRRVRHQSSGDTVTAKRPDAAPFQVAPPEDD
- a CDS encoding DEAD/DEAH box helicase — translated: MNTPLGPHPHPGTSAAEHLSPSFPERAAWGTASKLRAWQAEALEKYFETMPRDFLAAATPGAGKTTFALRLAAELRGRREVDNIIVVAPTEHLKKQWAEAAARVGIRLDPEFKNAHGRFGKHYHGVAVTYAAVAVRASLYRDITLSNRTLVILDEVHHGGDALSWGDAIREAFGSATKRLSLTGTPFRSDTAPIPFVEYAPDNQGIRTSITDYNYGYGRALEDGVVRPVLFMVYAGHMKWRTKTGDEMEAKLGEDNTKDITSQAWRTALDPGGEWIPSVLQAADKRLTEVRQGIPDAGGLVLATDHFAAKAYAVILEELTGQPVTLVLSDDKEASDNIDTFSAGTSRWMVAVRMVSEGVDVPRLAVGVYATSSSTPLFFAQAIGRFVRARRRGETASVFLPNVPQLMALGSQMELERDHALDRISTEEDGDIYNPEDAMVAAANKEDRGSEALTSEFSFQAIGSAATFDRVLFDGHEFGTLAEPGSDEEFDFIGIPGLLEPEQVSDLLRQRQAKQARRAAERQKNRPAEEVAAETPQALYRTLKEQRALLNSLVGMWAKLTGEPHGQVHAELRRVCGGPAVAQASVTQLQSRVLLLRKRLGSTH
- a CDS encoding PLP-dependent transferase, with product MKPHSDSAVHFDTLAVHGGMAGVRESGSHVPTIDLSTTNPLSDVLTGGDSYENLATGGDLAPGASAVYQRLWQPGVARFEESLAVLEGTDGAVAFATGMAALAACLLATAAAGKPHVVAVRPLYGGTDHVLATGLLGTTVSWVDAAGIAAAITPTTGLVVIETPANPTLELVDIAAVSRAAGDVPVLVDNTFASPVLQQPALHGATLVLHSATKYLGGHGDVMGGVVATTTEWVVRLRQVRALTGGLLNPFAGYLLHRGLRTLPVRVRAQQDTARQLAELLDGHPALNRVHYPSLPGQDPQGLLGRQLHGPGSLIAIELAGGYDAAARFTEACRLITHAVSLGGVDSLVQHPASLTHRPVEASAKPNAAVVRLSIGLEHVDDLAADILQALAAAQEPDEPLDEELVRAAEPFAQQQHA
- a CDS encoding Lrp/AsnC family transcriptional regulator, producing the protein MDSKKADLDRVDRALLRALSTNARASGAALAAEVGVAESTVSLRLRRLQTLGYIRGFRVDIDLAALGASLQALISVRLVKHARGEIDSFRDAAPHLPGVIGLFHMAGADDYLLHVAAHDASELRDFVLTHLTAHPAVAHTETNLIFEHADGDGWHELVKE
- a CDS encoding MBL fold metallo-hydrolase — protein: MAEWAEIADGVWQARYQPLDVSIGLVRGEHGLLLVDTRCGPAEAGEIVADVARLRQGDIRWVVNTHAHYDHTFGNQLFAPTATIYGHHRIAAHFRDYEAAELAGRPDVVLTPPHVPVEAVLELDLGGRSVRLLALPPGHTDTDLVVHVPDVGCWIVGDVVEESGPPQAGPDAFPQSWPHALRVLADMIGPHELVVPGHGRVVDRAFVLAQAALLEPAPPPATP